In Mongoliitalea daihaiensis, one DNA window encodes the following:
- a CDS encoding T9SS type A sorting domain-containing protein, with translation MGSIQRFRGQLDDLRLYGKALTSQDVLTLSNILSIPSPLPVESSLFTDQQQPIIGLRDMEIRLFPNPTESDLNVFFSNWGDKQVILELYDMKGIKLSEYYSSNQNLIRLDLSSLNLSSGVYLLYVDHNGSKSVHRFIKQ, from the coding sequence TTGGGATCTATTCAACGTTTTAGAGGTCAGTTAGATGATCTTCGCTTGTATGGAAAAGCGTTGACCTCACAGGATGTTTTGACTTTATCGAACATACTCTCAATACCTAGTCCTCTGCCTGTAGAATCATCTCTTTTTACTGATCAACAGCAACCAATAATAGGTTTAAGGGATATGGAAATAAGATTGTTCCCTAATCCAACAGAGAGTGACTTAAATGTATTCTTCAGTAATTGGGGGGACAAACAAGTTATTCTTGAGTTATATGATATGAAAGGAATTAAACTTTCTGAATATTATTCTAGTAATCAAAATTTAATTAGACTCGACCTTTCATCATTGAATCTTTCTTCGGGGGTTTATCTGTTGTATGTCGATCATAATGGAAGTAAATCTGTTCATAGATTTATTAAACAATAA
- a CDS encoding polysaccharide pyruvyl transferase family protein, translating to MKVGILTFHYMINQGSVLQAYCVYQLLKEKFPSATIEIIDLVPKSRGENEKKYKRKRPPFFNFSSFEKYTSVRKFLSKRCKFSPFSGAENINDQINFINSLNYDIIFTGSDTVWMDSEKLHNVLPHIYFLPNQIKAKKCSIAASLDPLKSLDNYKSKAIEIKATLKDYEHILVRDFITEGVLRGIGVRNISQISDPTILYPFEKNLKLKTNKNQRVSKNKVHVSFGDKTMKKTIENLLEDRGYIIDQFSEKSSIFQGDHIVDYLNEYAGIDILITDRFHRSIFALKLSSSLVINVEHYLKNPTSKSKGRDLFEKIGLPEFCIRYDKGDESGLLHEIESLIEHWDDQTLQVRDQKVSEFISVNQNFWNNLTFSIQ from the coding sequence ATGAAAGTTGGCATTTTAACATTTCATTATATGATCAATCAAGGATCTGTATTACAGGCCTATTGTGTATATCAATTATTAAAAGAAAAATTCCCTTCTGCGACCATAGAAATAATTGATTTGGTACCAAAAAGTAGAGGAGAAAATGAAAAAAAGTATAAGAGGAAAAGGCCTCCATTTTTTAATTTTAGCTCTTTTGAAAAGTATACTTCGGTACGAAAATTTTTATCCAAAAGATGTAAATTTTCACCTTTCTCTGGTGCTGAAAATATAAATGATCAAATCAATTTTATTAATTCTTTAAACTATGACATTATTTTTACTGGGAGTGATACAGTTTGGATGGATTCTGAAAAATTGCATAATGTTCTACCTCATATTTATTTTCTTCCCAATCAAATTAAAGCTAAAAAATGTTCAATAGCAGCTTCTTTGGATCCCTTAAAGAGTTTGGACAATTATAAATCTAAAGCAATAGAAATTAAGGCAACACTAAAGGATTATGAGCATATATTAGTTCGGGATTTTATAACCGAGGGAGTATTAAGAGGGATTGGGGTACGAAACATATCTCAAATTTCAGACCCAACAATTCTTTATCCTTTTGAAAAAAATTTGAAACTAAAAACAAATAAGAATCAAAGGGTAAGTAAAAATAAGGTACATGTTTCTTTTGGAGATAAAACCATGAAGAAAACAATTGAAAACTTGCTTGAAGATAGGGGGTATATCATTGATCAATTTTCAGAAAAAAGCTCCATTTTTCAAGGTGACCACATTGTCGATTATTTAAATGAATATGCAGGAATTGATATTTTAATTACCGATCGGTTTCACAGATCAATTTTTGCATTAAAATTATCGTCTTCATTAGTTATAAATGTTGAGCATTATTTGAAAAACCCCACCTCGAAAAGTAAGGGAAGAGATTTGTTTGAAAAAATAGGTTTACCGGAATTTTGTATTAGGTACGATAAGGGAGATGAATCCGGTCTTTTACATGAAATTGAAAGTTTAATCGAACATTGGGATGATCAAACTTTGCAAGTAAGAGATCAAAAGGTCAGTGAATTTATTAGTGTCAACCAAAATTTTTGGAATAACCTAACCTTCTCAATTCAGTAA
- a CDS encoding LamG-like jellyroll fold domain-containing protein, with the protein MTSALVKPCKKKQWLVPLLLLFLSFNVLAQNLPTSQYDLNEISAFPGAEGFGRFASGGRGGQILKVTNLNDDGPGSFREAVRTRGPRIVVFEVSGNIQLQSTLIINEPNITIAGQTAPGDGITITNYKVRINTENVIVRFLRFRLGDNFFVGDNDALEVRNSEHVIIDHCSLSWGTDETGSFYGNRNFTLQWSILSEGLNRSIHESGGAHGFGGLWGGFNASFHHNLLAHFTQRNPAFDHVGLFSSPQQLERWRGVVDMRNNIIYNWQFMPSSGGELATVNLVNNYYKPGPATNNLNWFLRPTNPSGGAYGKFFISGNILFGNNAVSIDNWNGVTLQNSQLTNDFLHTLKLSSPLPADVYENNNSASVSYQRVLANAGANLFRDPVDTRIVQETQNGTFTFRGSNGSRNGIIDSQKDVGGWPNLRSLPAPLDTDGDGIPDAWELANGLNPQVPNDKEYNLSPYYTDIEVYINSLVQNLVTAQSPGVPQRVQLTLPSNNQSVVPVEISLAWRPLSNAQSYTLQFSKASDFSSGVITVNNITNHSIVYPSLDPNSTYFWRVRARNASGNGPYSLTGTFRTITTNVVPARTVLLSPSLDSQGVGLTPMFSWAKVPNATNYRIQVSTTSDFSNIIINQSNLTTNQFQATVRLQENRVYFWRVRASNALGNGSNSLVGSFRTLSFNTNPSPVVAIAPFGGLNIDPINVRLQWIDNPTAERYQIQVSTDPTFQTWTLNNNSVEGGELNISNLSSNTVYYWRIRGINRSGTGSFSITHQFKTKAFSITPAQINLTNPVHDSNIFSSSILFSWEEDPIAQSYRFQLSTNPNFTSFVTNVGGLTNTSRTVSNLTTNRDYFWRVQAVNEAGAGEFSEVRKVRAATFSGTPPATNLISPLNEAVVGASTVLFSWENQPNTEFYRLEVSESFNFSTTVLVRTSIRGTSIAVDGLQTNRTYFWRIRTSNPAGTGERSDIWSFRTVSGEINLYPATLISPQKAASFQNSSINFNWDAVSEATAYHLQVSERSDFSTIAFQNQTISATSFTLSSLSSDKAYFWRVRARNGSIFSAWSDTWNFSIGSQDNLLNVGLVGYWPMEEGAGNRMLDQSGNNLHATIQDTRNVSWEEGKEGKSISLPGTSGRFGTVSHQSSLNIPNAITLAAWVKPSEVGNGTIFSKSASNGFELWFDSDGNIEFRLNRSSAGTRYRVKSNYNYRQSINKWIHVAATFDGSTSTIFINGIEDISVTYAPFQIGTTSGNLILGSLGEIQRWRGELDELRIYNRSLNRNEILLLMGELIDETPPSVEEKLVGYWKMDEGSGNQFLDHSGNNFHASILNSSGIQWQEGIQGQAVNLPGFSGRYGTVAHQSKLSLPNALTIAAWVNPAVLGKNTIISKAAGNGFELWLDSDGLIEFRLNRGNNGATYRLRSQFNYNQSVNKWFHIAATFDGKTSTIYINGKEDISQTFEPFGIGTNAGDLVIGALGTIQRFSGKLDEVRLYNTALTPAEIQTLANLSIDDKSSASVAVGHWKMDEGFGNQLLDDSGNGFHALIEDTGGIAWSTGVLGQAINLPGFGGRFGIVSHQSKLSLPNAITITAWVNPSVVGRSTIISKSDGNGFELWLDHNGFIEFRLNRGTSGGAYRLLSNFNYAQSTNRWFHVTATFDGNTSKIFINGIEDVTRTYDSFTIGTKSGDLVIGALGTIQRFTGKMDDLRLYDRALDISEIQDLTNLGSAFKRSGVKLADYYEGLTLGLSMFVEEERPSEVTGKPMLFPNPVNTEVSVSSLWKREGAVQVVIYDVKGAVLSEQSLNVSDYLITMDLQALHLRPGYYMLVVQDKMNREIFRFVKK; encoded by the coding sequence ATGACCTCCGCCCTAGTAAAACCATGCAAAAAAAAGCAATGGCTTGTACCCTTATTGCTATTGTTTTTATCTTTTAATGTATTAGCTCAAAACCTACCCACATCCCAATACGATTTGAATGAGATAAGTGCCTTCCCTGGTGCAGAGGGTTTTGGTAGATTTGCCTCTGGAGGTAGAGGGGGACAAATACTTAAAGTGACAAATTTGAATGATGATGGTCCTGGAAGTTTTCGGGAAGCAGTTAGGACAAGAGGGCCACGCATTGTGGTTTTCGAGGTTTCTGGAAATATCCAGCTACAAAGTACACTTATTATTAATGAGCCAAATATTACAATCGCAGGTCAAACAGCACCTGGTGATGGAATAACAATCACAAATTATAAAGTCAGAATAAATACAGAGAATGTAATTGTTCGATTCTTAAGGTTTAGACTTGGAGATAATTTTTTTGTAGGGGATAATGATGCCTTAGAGGTTAGAAATTCAGAACATGTTATAATTGATCATTGTTCGCTTTCATGGGGAACCGATGAAACTGGATCTTTTTATGGAAACAGAAATTTTACTTTGCAATGGTCAATTCTGTCAGAAGGCTTGAATAGAAGTATCCATGAAAGTGGGGGTGCTCATGGTTTTGGAGGGTTATGGGGAGGCTTTAATGCATCTTTTCATCACAATTTATTGGCTCATTTTACACAAAGGAATCCAGCATTTGATCATGTAGGTCTATTTAGTTCCCCTCAACAGCTAGAACGGTGGAGAGGGGTTGTAGATATGCGAAATAACATTATATACAACTGGCAATTCATGCCTTCATCAGGTGGTGAACTAGCTACAGTTAATCTTGTAAACAATTATTATAAACCTGGACCAGCTACAAATAATTTGAATTGGTTTTTACGACCAACAAATCCTAGTGGTGGTGCTTACGGAAAGTTTTTTATTTCGGGGAATATTTTATTCGGAAATAATGCAGTCTCCATAGATAACTGGAATGGGGTAACCTTACAAAATTCACAACTAACAAATGATTTTTTACATACATTAAAACTTTCTTCTCCATTACCAGCAGATGTTTATGAAAATAACAACTCAGCTTCTGTTTCTTATCAGCGTGTATTAGCAAATGCAGGTGCAAATTTATTTCGGGATCCAGTGGATACCCGAATAGTTCAAGAAACCCAAAATGGGACTTTTACATTCAGAGGTTCTAATGGATCCAGAAATGGCATTATCGACAGTCAAAAAGATGTAGGTGGGTGGCCCAATTTACGGAGTTTACCTGCTCCTTTAGATACAGACGGAGATGGAATCCCAGATGCTTGGGAACTTGCGAATGGCCTAAATCCACAAGTACCAAATGACAAAGAATATAATTTAAGCCCTTATTATACAGATATTGAGGTTTATATAAACTCCTTAGTTCAAAACTTAGTGACTGCCCAAAGCCCAGGAGTACCTCAGCGAGTACAATTGACCTTACCAAGCAACAATCAGTCTGTGGTGCCAGTAGAAATTAGCTTGGCATGGAGACCACTCAGCAATGCACAATCCTATACACTTCAATTTTCAAAAGCCAGTGATTTTAGTTCTGGGGTGATTACTGTTAATAATATCACAAATCATAGTATCGTTTATCCTTCATTAGATCCCAATAGTACGTATTTTTGGAGGGTCCGCGCTAGAAATGCTTCAGGGAATGGTCCGTATTCGTTAACGGGAACCTTTCGAACCATAACAACCAATGTAGTACCTGCTCGTACAGTCTTGTTATCTCCAAGTTTGGATTCTCAAGGAGTAGGATTAACCCCTATGTTTTCATGGGCCAAAGTACCGAATGCTACCAATTACAGGATTCAAGTATCGACTACTTCAGACTTTTCCAATATCATCATTAATCAAAGCAACTTAACAACTAACCAATTTCAAGCTACAGTTCGATTGCAAGAAAACAGAGTTTATTTCTGGAGAGTTCGTGCAAGCAATGCTTTAGGGAATGGTTCCAATTCATTAGTAGGGTCATTTCGAACATTAAGCTTCAACACTAATCCATCTCCGGTTGTTGCGATTGCTCCTTTTGGTGGTTTAAATATTGATCCGATAAATGTTCGTTTGCAATGGATTGATAATCCAACTGCTGAACGCTATCAGATTCAAGTATCAACAGACCCTACTTTTCAAACATGGACACTAAATAATAACAGTGTTGAGGGAGGAGAGCTAAATATTTCTAATCTTAGCTCAAATACTGTCTATTATTGGAGAATAAGAGGCATCAATCGATCTGGTACCGGTAGTTTTTCTATAACTCATCAGTTTAAAACGAAGGCATTTTCGATAACACCAGCTCAAATAAATCTTACAAACCCAGTACACGATTCAAATATCTTTTCTTCCAGTATTCTGTTCTCATGGGAAGAAGACCCAATTGCGCAATCTTATCGTTTCCAATTATCGACCAATCCTAATTTTACCAGTTTTGTAACGAATGTGGGGGGACTGACAAATACTTCTAGGACAGTAAGTAACTTAACTACAAACCGAGATTACTTTTGGAGGGTTCAAGCCGTCAATGAAGCCGGTGCAGGAGAGTTTTCTGAAGTCCGAAAAGTAAGAGCAGCCACCTTTTCTGGTACTCCACCGGCCACAAATTTAATCAGCCCACTCAATGAGGCAGTTGTGGGAGCATCCACCGTTTTGTTTTCTTGGGAAAATCAACCAAATACAGAGTTTTACCGCTTGGAGGTATCAGAAAGCTTCAATTTCAGTACTACTGTATTGGTAAGAACATCCATTCGAGGAACATCCATTGCGGTGGATGGCTTACAAACAAATCGAACTTATTTTTGGAGAATACGGACCTCCAATCCTGCGGGTACAGGAGAGCGAAGCGATATTTGGTCCTTTAGAACTGTCAGTGGAGAAATTAATTTATACCCAGCAACCTTAATTTCCCCTCAAAAAGCAGCTTCCTTCCAAAACTCATCTATTAATTTCAATTGGGATGCAGTTTCTGAGGCCACCGCCTATCATTTACAGGTGTCAGAGCGTTCAGATTTCTCAACCATTGCTTTCCAAAATCAAACAATTAGTGCTACTTCATTCACGCTTTCATCCTTAAGTTCAGACAAAGCCTATTTCTGGAGAGTGCGTGCGAGAAATGGGTCTATTTTCTCGGCATGGTCTGATACTTGGAACTTTAGCATTGGCTCTCAGGATAACTTACTGAATGTTGGTTTAGTGGGCTATTGGCCTATGGAGGAAGGTGCTGGGAATCGTATGTTGGATCAATCTGGGAATAATCTGCATGCGACAATTCAAGATACCAGAAATGTTTCGTGGGAAGAAGGTAAGGAGGGGAAATCAATTTCTTTACCTGGGACATCTGGTCGTTTTGGTACCGTATCCCATCAGTCATCGTTGAATATTCCTAATGCGATTACTCTAGCTGCTTGGGTTAAACCATCAGAAGTTGGAAATGGTACTATTTTTTCTAAATCAGCATCAAATGGTTTTGAATTATGGTTTGATAGTGATGGTAATATTGAATTCAGATTAAATAGAAGCAGTGCTGGTACTAGGTACCGAGTGAAAAGTAATTATAACTATCGTCAATCAATAAACAAATGGATTCATGTAGCTGCCACATTTGACGGTAGTACTAGTACAATTTTTATAAACGGGATTGAAGACATTTCTGTTACTTATGCACCATTTCAAATCGGTACAACCTCAGGGAATTTGATATTAGGAAGTCTAGGAGAAATACAACGATGGAGGGGAGAGTTAGACGAATTAAGAATTTACAACAGATCGTTAAATCGAAACGAAATACTGCTTTTAATGGGTGAGCTAATTGATGAAACTCCTCCGTCAGTCGAAGAAAAATTAGTAGGGTATTGGAAAATGGATGAAGGTTCAGGCAATCAGTTCTTAGATCATTCAGGAAACAATTTTCACGCATCAATTTTAAATTCTTCGGGAATTCAATGGCAAGAAGGTATTCAGGGTCAAGCAGTGAATCTTCCAGGATTTTCGGGAAGATATGGAACAGTCGCACATCAATCTAAACTGTCCCTGCCTAACGCACTTACCATTGCGGCTTGGGTAAACCCTGCTGTACTTGGTAAAAATACGATCATCAGCAAAGCAGCAGGAAATGGTTTTGAGCTGTGGTTGGATAGTGACGGATTGATTGAATTTCGATTGAATCGTGGAAATAATGGAGCTACTTATCGTTTACGTTCTCAATTTAATTACAATCAGTCCGTCAATAAATGGTTCCACATAGCAGCTACTTTTGATGGAAAAACCAGCACTATTTACATCAATGGAAAAGAAGATATTTCCCAAACCTTTGAACCTTTCGGCATCGGCACCAATGCTGGCGACTTGGTCATTGGAGCATTGGGGACTATTCAACGGTTTAGTGGAAAATTGGATGAAGTTCGTTTATACAACACAGCTTTAACTCCTGCCGAGATTCAGACTTTAGCCAATTTATCCATAGATGATAAATCGAGTGCTAGTGTTGCAGTAGGGCACTGGAAAATGGATGAAGGGTTTGGGAATCAATTATTGGATGATTCGGGGAATGGGTTTCATGCTCTAATTGAAGATACTGGCGGTATTGCTTGGTCCACAGGTGTGCTGGGGCAGGCGATTAATCTCCCAGGCTTTGGAGGTAGATTTGGAATTGTTTCTCATCAATCCAAGCTTTCTCTACCCAATGCCATCACCATTACGGCTTGGGTAAATCCATCCGTGGTTGGAAGAAGCACAATTATCAGCAAATCCGATGGAAATGGATTCGAGCTTTGGCTAGACCATAATGGTTTCATCGAATTTAGATTGAATAGAGGAACCAGCGGAGGTGCATACAGATTACTTTCTAATTTCAACTATGCCCAGTCTACTAATCGTTGGTTTCATGTTACGGCAACCTTTGATGGGAATACAAGTAAAATCTTCATCAATGGGATAGAGGACGTTACAAGAACCTATGATTCCTTTACAATAGGTACTAAATCGGGAGATTTAGTCATCGGTGCCCTGGGTACAATTCAGCGATTTACAGGTAAAATGGATGATCTTCGTTTATACGATCGTGCACTAGACATATCAGAAATTCAGGACTTGACAAATCTTGGCAGTGCATTTAAACGTTCGGGGGTTAAACTAGCAGATTATTACGAAGGTCTAACCTTAGGGCTTTCTATGTTCGTGGAGGAGGAGAGACCATCTGAAGTGACTGGGAAACCAATGTTATTCCCTAACCCAGTGAATACGGAAGTCTCTGTATCTTCCTTGTGGAAAAGAGAAGGTGCAGTGCAAGTAGTGATTTATGATGTGAAAGGGGCAGTTTTAAGTGAACAATCACTAAACGTGAGTGATTATTTAATTACCATGGATCTTCAAGCTTTACATCTCAGACCTGGCTACTATATGTTGGTAGTGCAGGATAAAATGAATCGTGAAATATTCAGATTTGTTAAAAAGTAA
- a CDS encoding O-antigen ligase family protein, which translates to MNFYFLFLEIVGFCLVLYALITKGELSAIFLLAYLFIGSVINSVLPASINYLFLTSLISFYVFKNLPFILKNTFTIIISLYYVLLLYNVDDFVRVRPYFFGVIVLFLLIGVLPEIYAKYDRGSIEKILFAVCILVLIVFISNSLVSTIFNYNPHVMYGITSGILYGNLIHADFHILPLVMFFVLKITIRRRNIFYLTVFFISLFFILLTFRRTVMLLTIIGSFIAFFQEVSLSDLKKISFILLVSIFGGLVIVEKTGFIDVFWERYQLRNLDDRDLEGEQRVLELGLVYNDLFNSFDYSPWTGFGLFQLSGENYGKGKFGTRPLHTDPMVLVHSSGVIGLLLYLLMVAYAFLSVLFVIRNQKDLISFFYILLVFLVFFFTGRFTNTASSLIIYLILYLPLTIQNTSKKIIQNQNLVTNL; encoded by the coding sequence ATGAACTTTTATTTCCTTTTTCTCGAAATAGTTGGTTTTTGTCTAGTATTGTATGCTTTAATTACGAAGGGTGAACTGTCTGCAATCTTTTTACTAGCTTATCTCTTTATAGGTTCAGTGATCAACTCTGTTTTGCCTGCATCAATAAATTATTTATTCTTGACTTCATTGATTTCTTTTTATGTGTTTAAAAACTTACCTTTCATCCTTAAAAACACGTTTACAATTATAATTTCATTATATTATGTATTGCTCTTATATAATGTTGATGATTTTGTAAGAGTGAGACCGTACTTTTTTGGTGTAATTGTTTTATTTCTATTAATTGGTGTGTTACCTGAAATTTACGCCAAGTATGATAGAGGGAGTATTGAGAAAATACTTTTTGCTGTGTGCATCCTAGTTTTAATAGTTTTTATTTCAAATAGTCTTGTCTCTACTATATTTAATTATAATCCCCACGTAATGTATGGAATTACATCGGGAATTTTATATGGTAATCTAATTCATGCTGATTTTCATATTTTGCCTTTGGTGATGTTTTTTGTTCTTAAAATCACCATTAGGAGAAGAAATATTTTTTATTTAACTGTATTTTTTATTAGTCTATTTTTTATTTTGCTAACCTTTCGGCGGACTGTAATGTTGTTAACAATAATTGGTTCTTTTATAGCTTTTTTTCAGGAGGTTAGTTTAAGTGATTTAAAAAAAATAAGTTTTATTTTGTTAGTTTCAATTTTTGGAGGTTTAGTGATTGTTGAAAAAACTGGGTTTATTGATGTTTTCTGGGAAAGATATCAATTAAGAAATTTGGATGATAGAGATTTGGAAGGTGAGCAACGTGTTCTTGAGTTGGGTCTAGTTTATAATGATTTATTTAATTCATTTGATTATTCACCGTGGACGGGGTTTGGCTTGTTTCAGTTGAGTGGTGAAAATTATGGGAAAGGTAAATTTGGAACTAGGCCTTTGCATACAGACCCAATGGTACTAGTTCATAGTAGTGGTGTAATTGGTTTACTTCTTTATTTGTTAATGGTTGCTTATGCATTCCTTTCTGTTCTATTTGTCATTAGAAATCAAAAAGATTTAATTTCATTTTTTTATATACTTCTTGTATTTCTCGTCTTCTTTTTCACTGGAAGGTTCACAAATACAGCGAGTTCGTTAATAATCTATCTGATTTTATATCTTCCTTTAACGATCCAGAATACCTCAAAAAAAATAATTCAAAATCAAAATTTAGTTACAAATTTATGA
- a CDS encoding outer membrane protein assembly factor BamB family protein yields MFLFDKTRHSRQNHKAFTHNPTVKWKTDLRTNPIYGAESTAVIDNADNIYFGSHSGNFYSLDKSGKIRWTFSTSTKIYSSPILIDSSVIFAGGDGYLYRISCEGELLWKFDLSKSGGKMFKKKTLNKWSHLPYTYDFHKKKIIDYKCWSSPNIFNNLIYITGYGVGLYCIDLNGKEVWSYDLGFPRYQLSGVAIDDEGRIYCSSRSGTAYAFSKEGKLLWKTIVRKNWENWGNPVFCREKNQVFYFFSKNESRGLIYSCDNNGKFLWQQEIGAIRASCAISQDLTSIYCCDLDGFLYKLGISDGLTKRKIKLTNAQRGLWITPTIDASNNILISTKDSKDTGRIILLNEKFDLIWQFENGKILSIPVVNKQGEILFGSWDGHYYCIN; encoded by the coding sequence ATGTTCTTATTTGATAAAACTAGACACTCAAGACAAAATCATAAAGCATTTACGCATAATCCTACAGTTAAATGGAAGACAGACTTAAGGACTAATCCCATATATGGAGCTGAATCTACAGCAGTAATTGACAATGCCGATAATATATACTTTGGTTCTCACAGTGGAAACTTTTATTCTCTAGACAAGTCAGGTAAAATAAGATGGACATTTTCCACATCTACAAAAATTTATTCATCTCCTATACTCATAGATAGCAGTGTCATTTTTGCTGGAGGGGATGGCTACTTATACAGAATATCTTGTGAAGGAGAGTTATTATGGAAATTTGATTTATCAAAATCAGGTGGGAAAATGTTTAAAAAGAAAACACTAAACAAATGGAGCCATTTACCATATACTTATGACTTTCATAAAAAGAAAATAATAGACTATAAATGTTGGAGCTCTCCAAATATTTTTAACAATTTAATTTATATAACAGGATATGGAGTTGGTCTCTATTGCATAGACCTAAATGGGAAAGAAGTTTGGAGTTATGATCTTGGATTTCCAAGATATCAATTATCAGGAGTTGCTATAGATGATGAAGGAAGGATATACTGTTCTAGTAGGTCAGGTACAGCGTATGCCTTTTCAAAAGAGGGGAAGCTATTGTGGAAGACTATTGTTCGCAAAAATTGGGAAAATTGGGGAAATCCAGTTTTTTGTAGAGAAAAAAATCAAGTCTTTTATTTCTTCTCAAAAAATGAAAGTCGTGGTTTAATTTACTCGTGCGATAACAATGGCAAGTTTTTATGGCAACAAGAAATCGGGGCAATAAGAGCTTCTTGCGCAATAAGTCAAGACCTAACTTCAATATACTGTTGTGATCTTGATGGTTTTTTATATAAACTTGGTATATCAGATGGTCTAACAAAAAGAAAAATAAAATTAACCAATGCTCAAAGGGGCTTATGGATAACGCCAACTATAGATGCGTCCAATAATATTTTAATTTCCACCAAAGACTCTAAAGACACCGGAAGAATTATCTTATTAAATGAGAAGTTTGATTTAATTTGGCAATTTGAAAATGGTAAAATTTTGTCTATACCAGTGGTAAACAAACAAGGTGAAATATTATTCGGAAGTTGGGATGGACACTATTATTGTATTAATTAA
- a CDS encoding oligosaccharide flippase family protein translates to MEKKENHKQRAYLNSVTSILDQVVRQLIGFFTSPLIFNGLGSALYGVYQIVLDLSGYAGLADAQSTQVLKWTLAKNRDTVSVEDLKSEITTGLLMVFLIAPFILLVGGVISWFSPSIISIDEKYHDLVRLASAIVIFSIIVDKLSNFFESILRGLNLGFKGMGYRSILIIFGGGLKVFVVKMDFGLIGLVSAQVFLGFLTTFVFYYLVKKNLPWFGLGKTSKEKILSYTKLSGWFIATKFAGMALFHSEKILLGYLIGPEIVSIYVLTMFTSTTMKSFLDSVISGIIPGIGTFFGKGQFDKIILSKDLIFNLIWFISFSIGITVLLFNNSFLSLWVGPGNYAGSFENLLILLIAIQYVLFFTTGNFINVTLDLKTKVYLTGMSALISISLAFLLVPNYQILGLGISVLFGRSVMSVGFPIILNKKLGLKSISFNFQDFRIVVISIIGLTAAAYLQDFIIVESWVLLIAFTGSSFVFSSMLFWLICFNSNQRNQLILRFKSIKFFKVKD, encoded by the coding sequence TTGGAAAAGAAAGAAAATCATAAGCAACGTGCTTATTTAAATTCGGTTACAAGTATTCTCGATCAGGTCGTAAGACAGTTAATAGGTTTTTTTACAAGCCCTTTGATATTTAATGGTTTAGGAAGTGCTCTTTATGGAGTTTACCAGATTGTTTTGGACCTTTCTGGTTATGCGGGTTTGGCTGATGCACAATCTACCCAGGTATTGAAGTGGACGCTAGCAAAAAATAGAGACACGGTTTCAGTAGAAGATTTAAAATCTGAAATAACTACTGGTCTTTTAATGGTTTTTTTAATTGCTCCATTTATCCTACTTGTGGGGGGGGTAATTAGTTGGTTTTCACCTTCTATTATATCCATTGATGAAAAGTATCATGATTTGGTTCGTTTGGCCTCAGCTATTGTGATATTTTCTATAATTGTTGATAAACTATCTAATTTTTTCGAATCTATTTTGAGAGGGCTAAATCTTGGTTTTAAGGGTATGGGATATAGGTCTATTCTGATTATTTTCGGAGGAGGTCTAAAAGTGTTTGTTGTAAAGATGGATTTTGGACTGATTGGGCTAGTTTCGGCTCAAGTTTTCTTGGGATTTTTAACGACTTTTGTTTTTTATTACCTTGTTAAAAAAAATCTCCCTTGGTTTGGACTTGGTAAAACTTCAAAAGAAAAGATTTTATCCTATACTAAATTGAGTGGATGGTTTATAGCCACAAAGTTTGCGGGTATGGCACTTTTTCACAGCGAAAAAATTCTTTTAGGATATTTAATTGGACCTGAAATTGTTTCAATTTATGTTTTGACAATGTTTACCTCCACTACAATGAAAAGTTTTTTAGATAGCGTCATTTCTGGAATTATTCCTGGAATTGGTACTTTTTTTGGAAAAGGGCAGTTTGATAAAATTATTCTTTCCAAAGATTTAATTTTTAACTTAATTTGGTTTATTTCTTTCTCGATAGGAATAACTGTATTGCTATTTAACAACTCTTTTTTAAGCCTTTGGGTTGGTCCTGGAAATTATGCAGGATCATTTGAAAATCTTTTAATTCTTTTAATTGCAATACAATATGTACTGTTTTTTACCACAGGGAATTTCATTAATGTCACGCTGGATTTGAAAACAAAAGTATATTTAACAGGAATGTCTGCTTTGATTTCAATTTCTCTGGCATTTTTGTTAGTTCCTAATTATCAAATTCTTGGCTTAGGAATAAGTGTTTTATTCGGGAGAAGTGTAATGTCAGTAGGTTTCCCAATCATTCTAAATAAAAAACTTGGTTTAAAATCAATTAGCTTCAACTTCCAAGATTTTAGGATTGTAGTAATATCCATTATTGGTTTAACTGCAGCAGCCTATCTTCAGGATTTTATTATTGTAGAATCATGGGTTTTATTAATTGCTTTTACAGGTTCCTCATTTGTCTTTTCCTCAATGCTATTTTGGTTGATTTGTTTCAATTCTAATCAAAGAAATCAATTAATTCTTAGATTTAAATCAATTAAATTCTTCAAAGTTAAAGATTGA